The following proteins come from a genomic window of Streptomyces sp. GS7:
- a CDS encoding dihydrolipoamide acetyltransferase family protein encodes MAVVREFTLPDLGEGLTEAVIVQWLVEVGDVVAVDQPVVEVETAKAMVEVPCPYGGVVTARFGAEGAEVPVGAALVTVAVGAADDLAPSGGAGPDTAGAEPDSLAPPAPAPAGEDAADSGSGNVLVGYGTSASAARRRRVRPGTPAGPGARASAKSPEATASAAAAPVPTGTRAAAAGAEAAGTRTVAVISPLVRRIAREHGLDLRGLTGSGRDGLILRTDVESAIGALRERETAAAGAALGTGTAAVPGEERIPLRGMRGAAAEKFSRSRREIPDATCWVDADATELLAARKAMNVPGAPKVSLLALLARICTAALARYPELNATVDTSTQEIVRLPAVHLGFAAQTDRGLVVPVVRDAQNRTVEELSAEMARLTETARAGGLSLAELTHGTFTLNNYGVFGVDGSTPIINHPEAAMLGVGRISAKPWVHEGELAVRQVVQLSFTFDHRVCDGGTAGGFLRYVADCVERPALLLRGL; translated from the coding sequence ATGGCCGTGGTCCGCGAGTTCACCCTGCCCGACCTGGGGGAGGGCCTCACCGAGGCGGTGATCGTGCAGTGGCTGGTCGAGGTCGGCGACGTGGTGGCCGTCGACCAGCCGGTGGTGGAGGTCGAGACCGCCAAGGCGATGGTCGAGGTGCCATGCCCGTATGGCGGTGTGGTCACCGCCCGCTTCGGCGCGGAGGGGGCCGAAGTCCCGGTGGGTGCCGCCCTGGTGACGGTCGCCGTGGGGGCGGCGGACGATCTGGCGCCGAGCGGTGGGGCGGGACCGGACACCGCGGGCGCGGAGCCGGACTCGTTGGCGCCCCCTGCCCCTGCCCCCGCCGGGGAGGACGCGGCGGATTCCGGGTCGGGCAATGTGCTGGTCGGGTACGGGACGAGCGCGTCGGCGGCACGCCGGCGGCGGGTCCGGCCCGGGACGCCGGCCGGCCCCGGGGCGCGGGCGTCGGCGAAGTCCCCTGAGGCGACAGCGTCCGCGGCCGCTGCCCCCGTGCCCACCGGCACCCGGGCGGCCGCGGCCGGAGCCGAGGCCGCAGGCACCCGTACGGTCGCCGTCATCTCTCCGCTGGTGCGCCGTATCGCGCGGGAACACGGCCTGGATCTGCGGGGGTTGACGGGATCCGGCCGCGACGGGCTGATTCTCCGTACGGACGTCGAGTCCGCGATCGGGGCGCTGCGCGAGCGGGAGACGGCCGCCGCCGGAGCCGCCCTCGGTACGGGCACCGCGGCCGTCCCCGGGGAGGAGCGGATCCCGCTCCGGGGGATGCGCGGCGCCGCCGCCGAGAAGTTCAGCCGCAGCCGCCGGGAGATCCCGGACGCGACCTGCTGGGTGGACGCCGACGCCACCGAACTCCTCGCCGCCCGCAAGGCGATGAATGTGCCCGGCGCTCCCAAGGTGTCGCTGCTCGCGCTGCTGGCCCGGATCTGCACGGCCGCGCTCGCCCGTTATCCGGAGCTGAACGCCACCGTCGACACCTCCACCCAGGAGATCGTCCGGCTGCCCGCCGTCCATCTGGGCTTCGCGGCGCAGACCGACCGCGGCCTGGTGGTGCCGGTCGTCCGGGACGCGCAGAACCGCACGGTCGAGGAGCTGTCCGCCGAAATGGCCCGGCTCACCGAGACCGCGCGCGCCGGTGGGCTGTCGCTGGCCGAGCTGACCCACGGCACGTTCACGCTCAACAACTACGGCGTCTTCGGGGTCGACGGCTCCACGCCGATCATCAACCACCCCGAGGCGGCGATGCTCGGCGTCGGCCGGATATCCGCCAAACCCTGGGTCCACGAAGGCGAGTTGGCCGTCCGTCAGGTCGTCCAGCTCTCGTTCACCTTCGACCACCGGGTGTGCGACGGCGGCACCGCGGGCGGGTTCCTGCGCTATGTGGCCGACTGCGTGGAGCGGCCCGCGCTGCTGCTGCGCGGGCTCTGA
- a CDS encoding molybdopterin molybdotransferase MoeA — protein MTDGEFGGAFREVTGDPFDDALALVNDVAPARLRSGAADGPYGARDSGPSGAGGHGGTGGGDGPHHPAGPGPGKARPHAGRPATSWPTARDVAARAVPEPPEPGTAALGDALGRTLAAALTALTDLPSFDTSAMDGWAVSGPGPWRVVRPAEDDGEPGPSAGILAGHATTEALPDGHAIPIATGARIPPGATAVLRSEHGEVLDLPDGRARLYAPRPVPPGQDIRPRGQECRRGDHLLPAGAVVTPAVLGLAAAAGYDELAVYPRPAVEVLVLGDELLRQGLPEDGRIRDALGPMLAPWLRELGAEAAAPRHLADDADTLYEALAGSTADLVVTTGGTASGPVDHVHPTLRRLGAELLVDGVAVRPGHPMLLARLAPRRHLVGLPGNPLAAVSGLLTLAEPLLRALAARRPAAPYRAPLAAAVHGHPHDTRLVPVAYRDDERHGLVATPLHFQGPAMLRGIAAADAMAVIPPGGAEYGAEVELLELPWPASWSAGWTAPGAPYDAADPAGGPA, from the coding sequence ATGACCGACGGGGAGTTCGGCGGCGCGTTCCGCGAGGTGACCGGGGACCCGTTCGACGATGCGCTCGCGCTGGTCAACGACGTCGCCCCGGCGCGCCTGCGGTCCGGTGCCGCGGACGGGCCGTACGGCGCCCGCGACAGCGGACCGTCCGGCGCCGGTGGCCACGGAGGCACCGGCGGCGGGGACGGCCCGCACCACCCCGCCGGGCCCGGTCCCGGGAAGGCCCGGCCGCACGCCGGCCGCCCGGCCACCTCCTGGCCCACGGCCCGGGACGTCGCCGCGCGGGCGGTGCCCGAGCCGCCCGAGCCCGGGACGGCCGCGCTCGGCGACGCGCTCGGCCGCACGCTCGCCGCGGCCCTGACGGCGCTCACCGACCTGCCGTCGTTCGACACCTCGGCCATGGACGGCTGGGCGGTCTCCGGCCCCGGCCCCTGGCGCGTCGTCCGCCCCGCGGAGGACGACGGCGAGCCCGGCCCGTCCGCCGGCATCCTCGCCGGCCACGCCACCACCGAAGCGCTCCCCGACGGCCATGCGATCCCGATCGCCACCGGCGCCCGCATCCCGCCCGGCGCCACCGCCGTACTGCGCAGCGAGCACGGCGAGGTCCTCGACCTGCCCGACGGCCGCGCCCGGCTGTACGCGCCGCGCCCGGTGCCGCCCGGTCAGGACATCCGCCCGCGCGGCCAGGAGTGCCGCCGCGGCGACCACCTGCTCCCGGCCGGCGCCGTGGTGACCCCCGCGGTCCTCGGCCTGGCCGCGGCGGCCGGCTACGACGAGCTGGCCGTCTACCCCCGGCCCGCCGTCGAAGTGCTGGTCCTGGGCGACGAGTTGCTGCGCCAGGGGCTGCCCGAGGACGGCCGGATCCGGGACGCGCTCGGCCCGATGCTCGCGCCCTGGCTGCGGGAACTCGGCGCCGAGGCGGCCGCGCCGCGGCATCTCGCCGACGACGCCGACACGCTGTACGAGGCCCTCGCCGGGTCCACCGCCGACCTGGTCGTCACCACCGGCGGTACCGCGTCGGGCCCCGTCGACCACGTGCACCCCACCCTGCGCCGGCTGGGCGCCGAGCTGCTGGTGGACGGGGTGGCGGTGCGCCCCGGCCACCCCATGCTGCTGGCCCGCCTCGCACCGCGCCGGCACCTCGTCGGCCTCCCCGGGAACCCTCTCGCCGCGGTGTCCGGCTTGCTCACCCTCGCCGAGCCGCTGCTCCGTGCCCTCGCCGCCCGCCGGCCCGCCGCCCCGTACCGCGCGCCGCTGGCCGCCGCCGTTCACGGCCATCCGCACGACACCCGGCTCGTCCCGGTCGCCTACCGCGACGACGAACGGCACGGACTGGTGGCCACGCCGCTGCATTTCCAGGGTCCCGCCATGCTGCGCGGCATCGCCGCCGCCGACGCGATGGCCGTGATCCCGCCCGGCGGCGCGGAGTACGGCGCCGAGGTCGAACTCCTCGAACTCCCCTGGCCGGCGAGCTGGTCAGCGGGCTGGACCGCCCCCGGCGCGCCCTACGACGCCGCGGATCCTGCGGGAGGCCCCGCGTGA
- a CDS encoding alpha-ketoacid dehydrogenase subunit beta — MTTIAPATARKPATMAQALTRALHDAMAEDPSVHVMGEDVGALGGVFRVTDGLAAEFGEDRCIDTPLAEAGILGTAVGMAMYGLRPVVEMQFDAFAYPAFEQLASHVARMRNRTRGAVAMPLTIRIPYGGGIGGVEHHSDSSEAYYLATPGLQVVTPATVEDAYGLLRAAIASDDPVVFLEPKRLYWSKADWSPDAPTPVAPIGRAVIRRPGSSATLITYGPSLPVCLEAAEAARAEGWDLEVLDLRSLMPFDDDTVCASVRRTGRAVVVHESNGFGGPGGEIAARITERCFHHLEAPVLRVAGFDIPYPPPMLERYHLPGVDRILDTVARLQWESDWTEGRGE; from the coding sequence ATGACCACCATCGCTCCGGCGACCGCGCGCAAGCCCGCCACCATGGCGCAGGCGCTGACCCGCGCGCTGCACGACGCCATGGCCGAGGACCCGTCCGTCCATGTGATGGGCGAGGACGTCGGTGCCCTGGGCGGCGTCTTCCGGGTCACCGACGGGCTGGCCGCGGAGTTCGGCGAGGACCGCTGCATCGACACCCCGCTCGCCGAGGCCGGCATCCTGGGCACCGCCGTCGGAATGGCCATGTACGGGCTGCGGCCGGTCGTGGAGATGCAGTTCGACGCGTTCGCCTACCCGGCGTTCGAGCAACTGGCCAGCCATGTCGCCCGGATGCGCAACCGCACCCGCGGCGCGGTGGCGATGCCGCTCACCATCCGCATCCCGTACGGCGGCGGGATCGGCGGCGTCGAGCACCACAGCGACTCCTCCGAGGCGTACTACCTCGCCACCCCCGGCCTCCAGGTCGTCACCCCGGCCACGGTCGAGGACGCGTACGGGCTGCTGCGTGCCGCCATCGCCTCCGACGACCCGGTCGTCTTCCTCGAACCCAAGCGGCTGTACTGGTCCAAGGCCGACTGGTCGCCGGACGCACCGACTCCGGTGGCCCCCATAGGCCGCGCCGTGATCCGGCGCCCCGGCAGCAGTGCCACGCTGATCACCTACGGCCCTTCGCTCCCGGTCTGCCTGGAGGCCGCCGAGGCCGCCCGGGCCGAGGGCTGGGACCTGGAAGTCCTCGATCTGCGCTCGCTGATGCCGTTCGACGACGACACGGTCTGCGCGTCCGTACGGCGCACCGGGCGGGCCGTGGTCGTCCATGAGTCCAACGGCTTCGGCGGCCCGGGCGGCGAGATCGCCGCGCGGATCACCGAGCGTTGCTTCCACCACCTGGAGGCGCCGGTGCTGCGCGTCGCCGGTTTCGACATCCCTTATCCGCCTCCGATGTTGGAGAGGTACCACCTTCCGGGTGTGGACCGGATACTGGACACCGTCGCCCGCCTCCAGTGGGAGTCGGACTGGACCGAGGGACGTGGTGAGTGA
- a CDS encoding potassium channel family protein yields the protein MREEQQPLRDTGKVSIFRSLWSRSRAQAEEDAEDGRSVVMPVQGVKPPLQQVFRRLVMALVVLALTTFVVWVDRAGYHDNAGGTVGLLDSAYYATVTLSTTGYGDITPVSDGARLANIFVVTPLRVLFLIILVGTTLEVLTERTRHQVRVHRWRSRMRDHIVVIGYGTKGRHTVETLVGQGVSKQKIVVVDPQKQTVDAAGNDGLVGVLGDATRSDALRRAELHRASKVVVATHRDETAALVTLTARQLNRHASIVVAVREDENIPLLKQSGADTVITSSSSAGQLLGMAMTSPSASTVLEELMTYGSGLDLKERAVAKSEAGRSPRECSDLVVAVLRGGRVLDYTEPEAATLQLTDRLITVQRATSGDHVN from the coding sequence ATGAGGGAAGAGCAACAGCCACTCCGCGACACCGGGAAAGTCTCCATCTTCCGGTCTCTCTGGTCGCGTTCACGAGCCCAGGCCGAGGAGGACGCCGAGGACGGCCGGTCCGTCGTCATGCCCGTGCAGGGCGTGAAACCACCGCTTCAGCAGGTCTTCCGTCGGCTGGTCATGGCCCTTGTGGTGCTGGCACTCACGACGTTCGTCGTGTGGGTCGACCGTGCCGGGTACCACGACAACGCCGGCGGGACCGTCGGTCTCCTCGACTCGGCGTACTACGCGACCGTGACCCTTTCGACCACGGGCTACGGCGACATCACCCCGGTCAGCGACGGCGCTCGGCTGGCCAACATCTTCGTCGTCACGCCGCTGCGCGTCCTGTTCCTGATCATCTTGGTCGGCACCACGCTGGAAGTGCTCACCGAGCGCACCCGGCATCAAGTACGCGTTCATCGCTGGCGTTCCCGTATGCGCGACCACATCGTCGTCATCGGGTACGGAACCAAGGGCCGGCACACCGTCGAAACCCTGGTCGGCCAGGGCGTATCGAAGCAGAAGATCGTTGTGGTCGATCCGCAGAAGCAGACGGTGGATGCAGCCGGCAACGACGGGCTCGTGGGGGTCCTCGGGGATGCGACCCGTTCCGACGCGCTGCGCAGGGCCGAGTTGCACCGGGCCTCGAAGGTGGTCGTCGCCACCCATCGGGACGAGACAGCCGCCCTGGTGACGCTGACCGCGCGCCAGCTCAACAGGCACGCCTCCATCGTGGTGGCGGTCCGGGAGGACGAGAACATCCCGCTGCTGAAGCAGAGCGGAGCCGACACGGTCATCACGAGCTCCAGCTCGGCGGGCCAGCTGCTCGGTATGGCGATGACCAGCCCGAGCGCGAGCACCGTCCTGGAAGAACTGATGACGTACGGAAGCGGACTGGACCTCAAGGAGCGCGCGGTGGCGAAGTCCGAGGCGGGACGTTCCCCCCGCGAGTGCAGTGACCTGGTCGTGGCCGTCCTACGAGGGGGCAGGGTGCTGGACTACACCGAGCCCGAGGCCGCGACGCTCCAGCTCACGGACCGGCTGATCACCGTTCAGCGGGCAACGTCCGGGGACCACGTGAACTGA
- a CDS encoding NTP transferase domain-containing protein, whose translation MSDHTVHDAIVLAGGAARRLGGADKPALSVGGRPLLDRVLAACPDAAVTVVVGPGRPTVRAVVHALEDPPGGGPLAALDAGLRHTTAPTVLVLSADLPFLTAATVRDLLQAATAHGAAPRDGALLCDAEGRDQPLVAAYGAAPVRRRLDLLRAEHGTLAGLPLRRLTSALALTRVQDATSTASFDCDTWEDISAARARIREHGHVLDEWITAVKAELGIDLDVDTAALLDLARDAAHGVARPAAPLTTFLVGYAAAQQGRDVAELAQRTAALADRWAAEAEAEEAPAAKAAEAGGAGSEAKPAQ comes from the coding sequence ATGAGCGACCACACCGTCCACGACGCCATCGTGCTGGCCGGGGGCGCGGCCCGGCGGCTCGGCGGGGCCGACAAGCCCGCCCTGTCCGTCGGCGGCCGTCCGCTGCTGGACCGGGTGCTGGCCGCCTGCCCCGACGCCGCGGTCACGGTCGTCGTCGGCCCCGGCCGCCCCACCGTCCGCGCCGTCGTCCACGCCCTGGAGGACCCGCCCGGCGGCGGCCCGCTCGCCGCGCTGGACGCCGGGCTGCGGCACACCACCGCGCCGACGGTGCTGGTCCTCTCCGCCGATCTGCCGTTCCTGACGGCCGCGACCGTACGGGACCTCCTCCAGGCGGCGACCGCGCACGGCGCCGCGCCCCGGGACGGTGCGCTGCTGTGCGATGCCGAGGGCCGCGACCAGCCGCTGGTGGCCGCCTACGGTGCGGCGCCGGTGCGCCGCCGGCTCGACCTGCTGCGCGCCGAACACGGCACCCTGGCCGGGCTGCCGCTGCGCCGCCTGACGTCCGCGCTGGCGCTCACGCGGGTCCAGGACGCCACGTCCACGGCCTCCTTCGACTGCGACACCTGGGAAGACATCAGCGCGGCTCGCGCCCGTATCAGGGAGCATGGACACGTGTTGGACGAATGGATCACCGCAGTCAAGGCCGAACTGGGCATCGACCTCGATGTCGACACGGCGGCGCTTCTCGACCTCGCGCGGGACGCGGCGCACGGCGTGGCCCGCCCCGCCGCGCCGCTGACGACCTTCCTCGTCGGTTACGCGGCGGCCCAACAGGGCCGGGACGTGGCCGAGCTGGCGCAGCGTACCGCCGCGCTGGCCGACCGCTGGGCCGCGGAGGCCGAGGCCGAGGAAGCACCGGCGGCCAAGGCGGCGGAGGCGGGCGGCGCCGGCAGCGAAGCGAAGCCCGCGCAATGA